One part of the Bacteroidia bacterium genome encodes these proteins:
- a CDS encoding isoprenylcysteine carboxylmethyltransferase family protein yields MSLIYLIYAFLFALTLGIRTYYSRKYKPDQDSLSKGPIYDRVLLALIGLATLFPFVYIFIGFPAFGDYELSENVQFMGLVFFSGVPYYLYRSHQDLAENWNPEVGRNAENSLITSGIYAKVRHPMYSTFLLWGVSHLFIFPNLIIAPMLLVLMILFLPQRIKREETFLLELYAEYAKYKKKSYALIWRLI; encoded by the coding sequence TTGAGCCTCATTTATTTGATCTATGCTTTCCTTTTTGCCCTTACGTTGGGAATCAGGACCTATTATAGCAGAAAATATAAACCGGATCAGGATTCTCTTAGCAAAGGGCCGATTTATGATCGCGTCTTGCTGGCTTTGATTGGGCTAGCAACTCTTTTTCCCTTTGTCTATATATTTATCGGATTTCCTGCCTTTGGGGATTATGAATTGTCTGAGAACGTTCAGTTTATGGGCCTGGTATTTTTCTCAGGAGTTCCATATTATCTCTATCGATCCCATCAGGACCTAGCAGAAAATTGGAATCCCGAAGTCGGAAGGAATGCAGAAAACAGCCTCATCACATCCGGGATATATGCTAAGGTCAGACATCCTATGTATAGCACTTTTTTGCTTTGGGGGGTAAGCCATCTCTTTATTTTCCCCAACCTAATAATTGCTCCCATGCTCCTTGTTTTGATGATACTTTTTCTTCCTCAGCGGATTAAAAGAGAAGAGACTTTTCTATTGGAGCTTTATGCTGAATATGCGAAGTATAAAAAGAAAAGCTATGCTTTGATTTGGAGGCTTATTTGA